The genome window TGCTGGCGCGTATCTCCCATGACGAGCTGGAGAGCCTGTTTTTCGGCTACGGCTACAAACCCTATTTCGTCGAAGGCGATGACCCCGATGTCATGCATCAGAAAATGGCCTTGACTCTGGATGCGGTGATCGCCGAGATCCGGGAAGTGCAGAACATCGCCCGGGAAAGCGGTCTGGCGGCGAGGCCGCGTTGGCCCATGATTGTGCTGCGCACCCCCAAGGGCTGGACCGGTCCCAAGGAGGTGGACGGCAAGAAGACCGAGGGCTCCTGGCGTTCGCACCAAGTGCCGTTTTCTGACATGTCGGCCAAGTCCGGCCATCTCAAATTGTTGGAAGACTGGTTGCGCAGTTACGGGCCGGAAGAATTGTTCGACGAGGCGGGAACCTTGCACGCCGAGATCGCCGACCTGGCGCCCAAAGGCGAACGCCGCATGGGCGCCAATCCCCATGCCAATGGCGGTGTCCTGTTGCGCGATCTGCGCCGGCCGGAGTTTCAGCAGTTTGCCGTCAATGTAAAGCGCCCCGGCCATACCGTGGCGGAGGCCACCCGGGTGATGGGCGAATATCTGCGCGAGGTGATGCGGCTCAATCTCAAGCGCGGTAACTTTCGCGTCTTCGGGCCCGACGAGACCGCCTCCAATCGTCTCGGCGCCTTATTCGATGTGACCGGACGCACCTGGATGGCCGAGACCGTGGAGCAAGATGACCATCTCGCGCGCGACGGTCGGGTCATGGAGATCCTCAGCGAGCACACCTGCCAGGGCTGGCTGGAGGGCTACCTGCTCACCGGGCGCCATGGCTTCTTTTCCTGTTACGAGGCCTTTATCCACATCATCACCTCCATGTTCAACCAGCATGCCAAGTGGCTCAAGGTGAGTCAGGAGATCCCCTGGCGCCGGCCCGTCGCCTCGCTCAATTATCTGCTCACCTCCCATGTCTGGCGCCAGGACCATAACGGCTTTTCCCATCAGGATCCCGGCTTCATCGACCACGTGGTGAACAAGAAGGCCGATACCATCCGCGTGTATCTGCCGCCGGATGCCAACACCCTGCTCTATGTCACCGACAAATGCCTGCGCTCGCGCGATTTGATCAATGTCATCGTCGCCGGCAAGCAGGCCCAGCCGCAGTGGCTGGATATGGATGCGGCCATCAAACACTGCTCCGCCGGTATCGGTATCTGGGACTGGGCTAGCAACGACATCAACGGCGAACCGGACGTGGTGATGGCCTGCGCCGGTGATGTGCCCACCCAGGAGACCCTGGCGGCGGTGCAGTTGCTGCGCGAACAGGTGCCCGATCTGAAGATCCGTGTCGTCAACGTGGTGGACTTGATGACCCTGCAGCCTAAGGAGGAGCACCCCCATGGCCTATCGGATCGTGACTTCGATACGCTGTTCACCACCGACAAGCCGATCATTTTCAACTATCACGGTTATCCCTGGCTGATTCACCGGCTCACCTATCGACGCACCAATCATAAAAACCTGCATGTGCGCGGTTATAAGGAAGAAGGCACCACCACCACGCCCTTCGATATGGCGGTGCGCAATGACATCGACCGTTTCCATCTGGTCGGCGATGTTATCGATCGCGTGCCCAAGCTGGGCTATACCGCGGCCTATACCAAACAGATGATCCGCGACAAACTGATCGAGCATAAGCACTACATCACCCAGCATGGTCAGGACATGCCGGAGATACGGGAGTGGAAGTGGAAAGGCTGAGAGACGCATGAAGGCCACCCACTATTTATCGCGCGAATTACCCGCGGGACTCGAGCTGTTGCTGGAACTGACCACCGACCTGCGCTGGAGCTGGAGCCACGCCGCCGATGCCCTGTGGCAGACAATGGACCCGGACATCTGGTCGCAGACACGCAATCCCTATGTGGTGCTGCAGAACCTGAGCGAGGAACGGCTGCAGCAACTGGCCCAGGACCCCCATTTCAAGCAGCGCCTGGAAACTACCGCCCAGGCCCGCGAAGACTATCGCCGTCGTCCCGCCTGGTTCGGCGAAAACTACGCCCAGGCGGGGCTGCGCGGCGTGGCCTATTTCAGCATGGAGTTCGGCCTGGGCAACGCCCTGCCGCTGTATGCCGGCGGTTTGGGGATTTTGGCGG of Candidatus Tenderia electrophaga contains these proteins:
- a CDS encoding phosphoketolase codes for the protein MDETIERILEQGPLSNEEVRLIDAYWRAANYLSVGQIYLLDNPLLKERLNIDQVKPRLLGHWGTTPGLNFIYAHLNRLIKAQDLNMIYVAGPGHGGPGLVANTYLEGAYSELYPDITQDAGGMKKLFKQFSFPGGVGSHVTPETPGSIHEGGELGYALSHAYGAAFDNPDLIVTCVVGDGEAETGPLATAWHSNKFLNPVHDGAVLPILHLNGYKIANPTVLARISHDELESLFFGYGYKPYFVEGDDPDVMHQKMALTLDAVIAEIREVQNIARESGLAARPRWPMIVLRTPKGWTGPKEVDGKKTEGSWRSHQVPFSDMSAKSGHLKLLEDWLRSYGPEELFDEAGTLHAEIADLAPKGERRMGANPHANGGVLLRDLRRPEFQQFAVNVKRPGHTVAEATRVMGEYLREVMRLNLKRGNFRVFGPDETASNRLGALFDVTGRTWMAETVEQDDHLARDGRVMEILSEHTCQGWLEGYLLTGRHGFFSCYEAFIHIITSMFNQHAKWLKVSQEIPWRRPVASLNYLLTSHVWRQDHNGFSHQDPGFIDHVVNKKADTIRVYLPPDANTLLYVTDKCLRSRDLINVIVAGKQAQPQWLDMDAAIKHCSAGIGIWDWASNDINGEPDVVMACAGDVPTQETLAAVQLLREQVPDLKIRVVNVVDLMTLQPKEEHPHGLSDRDFDTLFTTDKPIIFNYHGYPWLIHRLTYRRTNHKNLHVRGYKEEGTTTTPFDMAVRNDIDRFHLVGDVIDRVPKLGYTAAYTKQMIRDKLIEHKHYITQHGQDMPEIREWKWKG